The following proteins are co-located in the Salvelinus fontinalis isolate EN_2023a chromosome 41, ASM2944872v1, whole genome shotgun sequence genome:
- the trim25l gene encoding uncharacterized protein trim25l, which yields MSGNLWTEEQFNCPVCLDLPNEPVTIPCGHSYCKGCIKDYWSKDDPRSPGVYSCPQCRQTFCPKPSLSRNTMLAEAVEQLRKGALTTSARESIRSAHRANTMGRAKGGSRGGGVSQLPAMAVPCDTCHGAGDQRAAVKSCLVCMASYCEAHLKLHQTKAELKKHELIAPTGKLAQKICTEHKYLQEFYCRQCQMFVCWLCTSNQHKDHETTSTKAERTERQKELAEVQTENHQRLKEREGELKDMNKMLEATKRSADRVHDDTETVLSELQRSVERLQELVEGVMNQAGQEKVSEAQDVVDKLEAEISELKRRDKDMKEVFRCEDNIHFLETCESLCSPFECNDLSCVVANPEATFEPVREAILNLRERVEDMCNVELGKITKTVNDTTLFTLGDKAKKNVGQKTGGFRSLFSGLGSKTTTTNNRPAAPTPTVSVAVRGPNSRGVGLRSQDVRSREEPRADRDRLRREEREPAREAAPRPSTRSSPTQSRRKPARNSPTQSRRETRRRSPSPTPSRTEPARPSPTPSRREPAKPSPTPSRRETPRPEPTTTPTPGAVTQATPASGAFSRMGSIASLFRSHRRATPAPGPVNNNTAGVNPWGMGALTESQPEVNTSLFLDPPTPDPIMNQMPAFPALREIDISSIQAPEPRSREEFLQYACTLTLDTRTAHRRLTLSEGNTKATLQGAGQPYPDCPQRFDGWTQVLCQAPLSAQRCYWEVDWRGKGSSMGVAYGALSRKGADARAGLGYNAQSWSLELSDTCCTAMHDNEKRDIPVTYSPRLGLFLDLNAGTLAFYSVAESMAHLHTFRANFTQPLYAAFGVGSGVGVGLDFALGQFSQTSDSIKICPM from the exons ATGAGTGGTAATCTGTGGACGGAGGAGCAGTTCAACTGTCCTGTGTGCCTGGACCTCCCGAATGAGCCAGTCACCATCCCGTGTGGCCACAGCTACTGCAAGGGCTGCATCAAGGACTACTGGAGCAAGGACGACCCTCGCTCCCCTGGAGTCTACAGCTGCCCCCAGTGCCGCCAGACATTCTGTCCCAAGCCCTCCTTGTCCAGGAACACCATGCTGGCAGAGGCCGTGGAGCAGCTCCGCAAGGGGGCCCTCACCACCTCCGCCAGGGAGTCCATCCGAAGCGCCCACCGTGCCAACACCATGGGTAGAGCCAAGGGAGGTTCCCGTGGTGGTGGTGTCAGCCAGCTGCCAGCCATGGCCGTGCCCTGTGACACGTGCCACGGCGCTGGAGACCAGCGGGCTGCGGTGAAGTCTTGCCTGGTGTGTATGGCGTCCTACTGCGAGGCCCACCTGAAACTGCATCAGACGAAAGCGGAGTTGAAAAAGCATGAGCTGATTGCGCCCACGGGCAAGCTGGCGCAGAAGATTTGTACCGAGCACAAGTACCTGCAGGAGTTCTACTGTCGTCAGTGCCAGATGTTTGTGTGCTGGCTGTGCACCAGTAACCAGCACAAGGACCATGAGACCACCTCCACCAAGGCAGAGCGCACGGAGAGACAG AAAGAGCTGGCTGAGGTGCAGACAGAGAATCATCAGAGActgaaagaaagagaaggagagctgAAAGACATGAATAAGATGCTGGAGGCAACAAAG CGCTCAGCAGACAGGGTACATGATGACACAGAGACGGTGCTGTCGGAGCTCCAGCGCTCGGTGGAGAGGCTCCAGGAGCTGGTGGAGGGTGTGATGAACCAGGCTGGGCAGGAGAAAGTAAGCGAGGCCCAGGACGTGGTGGACAAGCTGGAGGCCGAGATCTCTGAGCTGAAGAGGAGAGACAAGGACATGAAGGAGGTGTTCCGCTGTGAAGACAACATCCACTTCCTGGAG ACCTGTGAGTCTCTGTGCAGCCCGTTTGAGTGTAATGATCTGTCGTGTGTGGTGGCCAATCCAGAGGCTACGTTTGAGCCTGTACGTGAAGCCATCCTGAACCTacgggagagagtggaggacatGTGCAACGTGGAACTGGGCAAGATCACCAAGACAG TGAATGACACAACATTGTTCACCTTAGGAGACAAAG CAAAAAAAAATGTCGGCCAGAAAACGGGAGGGTTCAGGAGTT TGTTTTCTGGTCTGGgatccaaaacaacaacaacaaacaaccgtcCTGCAG CTCCCACACCGACTGTCTCCGTGGCGGTTCGAGGTCCTAACTCACGTG GTGTAGGCCTGCGCTCTCAGGATGTTAGGAGCAGAGAGGAACCACGAg CTGACAGAGacaggctgaggagagaggaaagagaaccag ccagagaggcagcccccagACCAAGCACCAGATCTAGTCCCACTCAGAGCCGGAGAAAGCCAGCCAGAAATAGCCCGACCCAAAGTCGAAGAGAGACGCGCAGACGcagtcccagtcccactccaagTCGTACAGAGCCAGCCAGACCCAGTCCCACTCCAAGTCGTAGAGAGCCAGCCAAACCCAGCCCTACTCCCAGCCGGAGAGAGACACCCAGACCAGaacccaccaccacccctaccccCGGTGCTGTTACCCAAGCCACCCCAGCCTCAGGAGCTTTCAGCCGGATGGGCTCCATAGCAAGTCTCTTCCGCTCCCATCGACGTGCCACACCGGCACCTGGGccagtcaacaacaacactgCTGGAGTTAACCCAT GGGGGATGGGTGCACTGACTGAATCCCAACCGGAAGTGAATACCAGCCTTTTCCTGGATCCGCCGACCCCTGACCCCATCATGAATCAGATGCCAGCTTTCCCTGCAT TGAGGGAGATCGACATCTCCAGCATCCAGGCCCCAGAGCCCAGGAGCAGAGAGGAGTTCCTGCAGT atGCCTGTACCCTGACCCTAGACACGAGGACAGCCCACCGGCGTCTGACCCTGTCGGAGGGCAACACCAAGGCCACCCTACAGGGGGCAGGGCAGCCCTACCCAGACTGCCCCCAACGCTTCGACGGCTGGACCCAGGTGCTGTGCCAGGCCCCCCTTTCCGCCCAGCGATGTTACTGGGAGGTGGATTGGCGGGGGAAGGGGTCATCAATGGGCGTGGCTTATGGCGCCCTGAGCAGGAAGGGGGCGGACGCCAGGGCGGGGCTTGGTTACAACGCCCAATCATGGAGCCTGGAGCTGTCTGATACGTGTTGCACGGCAATGCATGACAATGAGAAGAGGGACATCCCGGTGACGTACTCGCCGCGTCTGGGGTTGTTCCTGGACCTCAACGCGGGCACCCTGGCGTTCTATAGTGTGGCGGAGAGCATGGCACACCTGCACACGTTCCGTGCCAACTTTACACAGCCACTGTATGCGGCCTTCGGGGTGGGTAGTGGGGTTGGTGTTGGACTGGACTTTGCTCTGGGTCAGTTCAGCCAGACATCCGACAGCATCAAGATCTGCCCCATGTGA